Genomic window (Nitrospirae bacterium YQR-1):
CAAGGCCGAATGTGGCCAAAAGTGCAAAGTATGAAACCAGCGACTGCGTAAAAGAAAGTATGCCCAGCCCCTCCACACTTATAAGCCGTGCCATGTAAATGAAAGCTATATAGTAAAGCCCCCTTGAGAGAAGTTCACCAATAACTAAAACAGAGTAATTTTTGACTACCGGTTTCATCGTGCGGCGCTTATCTTATTTCAGGCAGCCGTAATAGATTTGAATAAACAAAGTATCTGTTATACCAAGCTGCATTCATTCGATTAACTCACACACCTATTAAATATATGCCGGTGCTCAATCGAAATGCAAAGTATAACAATCGTTATAAGCGGCTGTGATTAGCTCCAGATGAGACGTCCTCTTCTTAATGCCCAACAGGAGACTGAAACATCAACCAAAAAAGAAAAACTGTGAAGATTAATCGTAGCTGCTTTTACACCAAGAAATGGGGTTCTGCCGCCGCAGGCTGATTGCCCTGTTGCACGCAGGTTTAACCCCTCAAATAACTCCTGTTCAAGCAGCGCAAGCTCCGGCTTCGGGTTTTTATCCGATAACTTGCGGAGCAACTGCTTTTTTGACAAGGCAGCTACCTGCGTCCGTTCAGAGCCGATACCTACCCCTAACACACACGGAGGGCAGAGCTTAGAGGCACTATCTGTCAACACATCGAACAAAGTCTCTTTAACAGAAGTAAAATCTCCGGAAAAAGTCTGCTTTATTGAAAAAAACATTCCGGCATTTTCACAATCAGCCCCATTTAGGAGTAAATCCACTACAAGAGAGGCACCATCCGTCTCCTCAAAAAAAATAACCGGAACCGGTAAAGAGGGTGATTGCTCACCCTCTTTAGTACTGCTAAGTGTTGGAATCTTTTTGTAAGCTGCACCGGTTCCATCTAAAATTATTTCTGCAATTTCTCTTCTGTTAAGGGAGCGCGGCATGTTTACCCAAAACACAGGTACTCCCGCCTCAGGACACAGCGGTTTACGGTTAGCCCTTGAATCCTTTATCTGTTCAAGGATAACGTTAAAAGACTCCCTGCCGCTGCTGCCTTCACTCTCCCTGCTGTGCGCCTCTTTTATGGCGTTTTCAACATCAGGAGGAATCGAGGTCACCACCTTTTTAAAAAGCTCAACTATGCCGTCTTTAAGTTTTAACACAGACTATTTTTTATCTTGTTGTGCCGGCGGTGCACCATGTCCGGGCGGAAGCGCTCCACCTGCTTCAGGTTTAACTCCAATATGCTTTGATATAAAATCATCCAGTACCTTCTGATCCACTGTCACCGTGTAGCCCTTCTCCACCTGAGCTAAATAGGCATCAAAAGCTTTTTTCTGTTTATCCTGAGTCAAAAACTGCATTATCATGTTTTTAGAAGCCTCAAACTCAAGTTTTTTTGGTGGCTGAACTTCTGTTAGTTTAATGATATGGTAACCGAACTGGGTTTTCACTATGTCGCTAATCTCACCTTTTTTCATAGAGAACACAACCTTGTCAAATTCCGGGACCATCTGTCCCATCGCAAAGAGTCCAAGGTCGCCGTCTTTCTCGGCTGACATCTTATCAAGGGATTTTTCCTTTGCCAGCTTTCCAAAATCGTCACCTTTCTTGATTTTAGCTAAAACCTCTTTGGCCTCATCCTCTGTCTTAACTAAAATGTGGCTTGCCTTTCTCTGTTCCGTTACCTCAAAGTCTTTAGGATTTTTATCGTAATAGTCTTTGGCTTCCTCAGGGCTGACCTTTATACCTTCTGCTCCAACGTTCCTTGAAACAAGAGAATTTATTAAATTACCCTTTTTGAAATCTTCCACCCTTTTTATGTAAATAGGGTCTTTGTCAAGTCCGGCTTTTTTAGCCTCAAGGTATAACATTTCTCTTTTCTTTAATTCATCAACCAGCTTGCTTATACCCTCTTTGCCTGTAAACATCTGTTTGACATTTGGCGGCAGGCTTGCTAATTCATCCTGAAGTTGATCGTCTGTAATCGTTACATCCCCAATTTTAATTACAGCTGTGCCGGTTTGCTTAATTCCTGTGTCGCCTGACTTCCCACATGCAAAAAGAAGCACCAACACCATTGACAAGTAAAAGAGTCTTTTCATCATTACCTCTCCTTAATTTTAGTTAACAGTCTTAATAATCTAACACTTTTTAGTTTTTTTTGTAAATAACACACATGTACCATAGAACCGGTATAGAAAAACCGGCAGCCCGCTAAAAGAGGACTTTTTATTTTTTTCGGTTCCACTTTGAATGCAGCTTGGTATTAGACTGAGGCTGCATGAATGCTGCATTACAATATCCGCCGGAGCATATTGCAAGCGCTTCAATGAAGTTGTATAAGTGTTTTAACTTTGTTTATAATCTACACTACTAAGTAAAAGGGAGAGCGGCACGGATGAAGTTAAAAGAGATACCTTTTTTTGAAAGCCTGTCGGATAGCGAATTAAAGGAAATAGAACCATATATCCAGCTTGTATCATTAAAGAAAAAGGAATCAGTTTTTACTGAGGGAGACAAGTCGGATTGGTTTTACATAGTGGATACGGGTAAAGTTAAAATTACCAAACTGTCACAGGACGGAAAAGAGCTGATTCTTGAGATTGTGCAAAGTGGAGAGCTTTTTGGGGCTTTGGCCGTTTTGCGTGGTTTTCCGTATCCGGCAAATGCTATTGTTATGGAAAATGCAACAGTTGTCAGGATTTTGCGTAAGAATTTATTCAGAATTCTCGACAGATTCCCAATTATAATGTTTCAGATTACTTCAATAATGGGAGAGCGTATGAAAAACTCCCACGAAATGTTAAAAAACATAGCGCTTGAACGGGTGGAATCAAGAATTGCCTCCCTGCTTTTGAAATTATCCGATAAATCCTCAACGCCTGGACAGATTGATATTAAATTAACCAAGCAGGACATTGCCGACATGGTTGGAACAACTGTTGAGACCTCAATCAGAACCCTTAGTAAATTTAAAAAAGAAGGTTTGATAACCGACAAAAAAGGATTACACGTAATTACAGACAAAGAAGGGCTTGCGCAGTATGCCAACTAAAAGCAGCTTCATGGATGAACTGATAATTCTCTGAGAAATTACTAACTTCTCAGGAACAAGCTGCGGGTTTGCTTTTAAGCCATGCCGGCACAGGTATCCCCTTGTCTTCCATGCTCTCAATAATGATATCTCTCGTTGAGGGCTTAACTCCACCGCAATAGAGCCTGCTGTAACCCTTACTCAAGTTAATGGCGGCAAGCAAATATATAAGCCCTATCGGCAACAGAAAAGGAAGCAAAGGAATCAACAGAATCACTCCTGCAATTATAAATGTTTTCTTCTTCATATACTATTTTAGTTTTTCATCCAATATCTTTTTCATGTGAGATATTGCTTGCTTTAAGGTTTATTTCGATTTTTTCTATATAGCCATTAATTTCTTCAATTTTTTTAGCAGCGTAACTTCTAAACTCTCTGAAATCACCTACTAACTGGTACAGTATGATGGCTTGCTTATCGTCAGGTTTAGAAGTGTCGGCAACATCAAGCATAACCTCAATGACCACTTTTTTTAAAAGCGCCATTATCTCCGGTGATCTCAATTCATCTGCAGTGACCATGTATGATTATACCATTAAATTGTATTTATTTCAACTTAATTTTAATTAATATTTTGGCTGAGTTTCCATGAAAACTATCTCTTTCCATCTTCTGAAAGAATCAAAATGTTTTTTCCAGTAAAATTCCCATGCCTCAGACTTAGTGGAGCGTTCCACCACGCCTGCCTGCGATGAGGCCTGCACAAAGTACACCACTGCTCCGGAGGTACGCGTTATTACCCCTACATGGTTTTGCTTGTTCTTACCGTCCACAAAGAACATCAAATCACCGGCTTTAATCTCAGCTTTTTTAATTTCATAAGACAAGTCATATATTCTGTCGGAGGACACATAATATGGTCTAAACTCAAAGCCGCTGCCTGTTAGTGAGTTTCTTGTTACGGCGCATATGAGGTTAGAGCAGTCGGAGTAAGAGCTTATGTCAGGGTTGGCGCCCGTTTTGTACTGCTTTCCTATATAGAGTCTGGATGTGCCATAAACATTTTTTTCCAGAATATCATATGGCGTCTTTTCTTTCTCTGTAGCAGGCTCAGGCTGCCGTATGGCCTTTTGAGAGCATCCGGCAGACAAAGCTAACACAAAAAAAACAGTTGCCGTTATAAAAAACCTGTATATGCCGTTGCTGTGTCCGTTATCCATTGTGTACTAGTATAAGCTATATTTTATGTAAAAAATCAATAGTTTGGGCTTCAGGCGGCTGTGTTTTGTTTTTCATTTATGATACAATATCTCCGAATGCTTTGACAGAGGCAACTGGAGGAACTTATGGAAAGAATACCGATGACGCCTGAGGGCTACAAAAAGATGAAAGATGAACTGGACAGGCTGCTTAAGATAGAAAGACCGCAAAACATAAAGGACATAGCCACGGCAAGGGCACACGGGGATTTGTCTGAAAACGCAGAGTATCATGCGGCACGCGAGAAGCAATCATTTATAGAGGGCAGAATTCAGGAACTCCAGGCAAAAACCGCTAAAGCTCAGGTCATAGACCCATCAAAGGTCAAGCATGACAAGGTCGCTTTCGGCGCAAAAGTAAAACTCTTTGACCTTGAAACTGATGAGGAAAAGGAGTACTTCCTGGTCGGCCCGGATGAGACAGACGTTAAAGACGGCAAAATATCCATTACATCGCCGGTTGCCAAGGCGCTTTTGGGTAAAGAGGTCGGGGATGAGGTAACAATACAGGCCCCGGGAAAGACTTTTAAGTACGAGGTGGTTGAAATCATCTTTGAGTAACCCTAACATCCGCATATCCTAAAAATATAAATACTTAATACCTGATAGCTGTATTTTTAAGGTTATCTAAACATACAATTATGATATATAATTTTTGCGTGCTAATAAAAAAAATTGTTGTAAAATTAAGAAATTGTTGTAAAATAGCGCATAATTTAAAAGGGTAGGCAGATTAGGGCTTTAATAAATAAAAACTGTTGATAATATGGAGGAATGCAAACAATGTTTAAGAACTGGTCTATAACTACTAAAACCCTGGTACCGATACTTGTTTTTACAACTCTTGGTATGATATGCAACATTTTTTTTGCTGTAAAAATATCCAAAGATATGATAATTGATGAGATTAAAGACGGAGCGATAAAAGGCTACAGGGAGACTGTGCTAAACGGCTTGACGACAATGATGCTTACAGGGTCAATAAATGCTTCAAAAAAGCCCTTTTTAGATCAAATGAAAAACTTAATAGATTTAAAAGTGTTAAGAACGGAGTCTATAGATAAAGATTTTGGAACAAACGCCACCGATGATCATGTTTCCGATGAAATAGAAAAGCAGGTAGTGAGCACAGGGAAAGAGGTTGTAGTAATAACCGGTGATTACCTAAGGGGAGTATATCCCTACACAGCAAAAAAGGATTTCATGGGCAAAAACTGCCTTGAATGCCACAGTGCCAGCGAGGGAGAGGTTATCGGAGCAATCAGTATAAAGGTGCCGCTTGCTGAAAAAATGGCGAAATTAAGGCGGCTTCAGCTCATATTTATTCTTTTAGGATTATTAGGAATAGTAGGTATATCTGTGATATTTACAGTTATTTTTAAGAAAACCCATAAACCGTTAAAAGACTTATCAGTATCTCTTGAGCGGATAGCCGACGGCGATCTTGAATGCTATTTTGAGTACCACTCAAAGGATGAAATAGGAACACTTTCAGATGGATTTAATAAGATGACAGGCAAATTACGGGAGATAGTGAACGAACTGAAAAACCTTGCCGACGGTGTTGCCTCATCAAGTGAGAAACTAAGCAGCAGTTCAGGGAAAATGTCAGTGGATACGACAAGTCAGGCTGAAAAAACGGTTCAGGTGGCAACGGCGGTGGAGGAAATGACTCAAACCATTATTGACATAGCAAGGAATTCATCAACAATAGCCTCATCAGCCAACTCAACCATGGCTGTGGCAAAAGACGGCTCATCGGTGGTGGATAAGACCAGAGATGAAGTAAAGAAAATAGAAGTCACGGTTAAGGACTCCGCCACGATGATAGAGTCTCTGGGACAGCGTTCAAGCCAGATAGGGGAAATTGTAAATGTTATAAATGATATAGCGGACCAGACAAACCTTCTAGCTTTAAATGCAGCCATTGAGGCGGCAAGGGCCGGGGAGCAGGGAAGAGGGTTTGCCGTGGTTGCCGATGAGGTTAGAAAGCTGGCGGAAAAAACCGGTAAGGCAACAACCGAGATAAGTGAAATGATCCGTGCTATTCAGGGTGAAACCGGCAAGGCTATTTCATCAATGAAGGAAAGCCTGCAACGGGTGGAGGCGGGGGTGGATTACTCCACAAAGGCAGGGGAGTCACTGAGGTCAATAGTAACAAGTGTAACAGAGCTTCAATCCATGGTTCAGAGTATTGCATCGGCAACAGAGGAGATGTCAACCGTCTCGGGGCAAATTACCGAGGATATAGACACCCTTGCTAAAAACTCAAGAGATACATCCGTTTGCTCAGACGTAGTCTCAACAGCAGCGGCCCAGCTTGTCACCGTGTCGCAGCATCTGAGAAAAATTGCGTCTCAGTTTAAAACATCCGACTCCGGTGCGGGCTCTAAACATGACAGACAGCTCTCACTGCCGCATTGATTTTTTAAGTGGTATTTATACAGAGCTTTCCCGGGAATGCGACAGAGGTGGCGGATAGATTGACAAAGACTCTGTAAAATGCTATAAAAGAACACTGTGGATACGGTGGAGATTTACGATACGACACTGCGGGATGGAGCGCAGTCTGAGGATATATCTTTCTCGGTTGAGGATAAGTTACGGATAACCGAGGTGCTGGATGAATTCGGCATTCCTTTTGTAGAGGGGGGCTGGCCCGGCTCTAATCCCCGGGATATCGAATATTTTAAGGAAGTCAAAAAGTTAAAGCTAAAAACAGCACAAATTGTTGCTTTTGGCAGCACCCACAGGTTCGGGCATCCGGTTTCTAAAGATACAAACATAAAGCATCTCCTTGCCGCTGAAACGCCGGTGATTACAATTTTCGGGAAGACCTGGGATCTACATGTAAAAGAGGCTCTGAAAATTACACTGGACGACAATCTAAAGTTAATCCACGACTCAGTTGTGTATCTTAAAAAGCATGTTGAAAAGGTATTTTTCGATGCCGAACACTTTTATCAGGGATATTTATGCAACTCAGAGTACGCACTCAGGTGTCTCAAAGCAGCCGAGGAAGCGGGGGCGGACTGCTTGGTGCTTTGCGAAACAAACGGTGGGTGCCTGCCTGATGATATAAGGCTCATTACACGTGAGGTCAGAAGCAAGACCGCACAACGCCTCGGCATTCATGCCCATAACGACTCCGACTGTGCTGTGGCAAACTCAATTGAGGCGGTTTTGGGGCAAGTGCAGCAGGTACAGGGTACAATTAACGGTATCGGTGAACGCTGCGGAAATGCTAATCTGTGTTCCATAATTCCGAACCTCCAGCTTAAGCGCAAAATCAACTGTATTGACGAGGGGAAATTAAAAAATTTGAGGAATGTTTCCCGTTTTGTTACCGAGATAGCAAACCAGAGCCACATAAAGAGACAGCCGTTTGTCGGTGACAGTGCCTTTGCCCATAAGGGTGGGATACATGTAAGCGCCATAAGGGCGTGTGCCGGCACCTATGAGCATATTAATCCTGAGGTTGTGGGTAATACCCAGAGAGTGCTGGTATCGGATCTGGCAGGGAAAAGCACGATTTTAAGAAAAGCAGAGGAGTTTGGCATAGACATTGAGAGCTCGCAAGGCACCTCAGAGCTTTTACATAAACTGAAAGCGCTGGAAAAACAAGGATTTCAGTTTGAGGGTGCTGAGGCATCCTTTGAACTTATGATTAAAAAAAGCACCGGTAAGTACAAGGAGGCCTTTGAGCTGCTGGGATTCAGGGTCATAGTGGATAAGTGGGGACGCGATAAGGAGTGCTTAATTGAGGCTACCATCAAACTAAAACTCCCTGACGGCACGGTGATTCACACGGCCTCGGAGGGAAACGGCCCTGTTAATGCACTTGACAATGCAATAAGAAAGGCCTTAAACGGGTACTATCCCGAGCTTAAATCTGTAAAATTGCTTGACTATAAGGTAAGGGTACTCCAGGGTGGAAGCGGTACGGCCACCGGAGTGAGGGTTTTAATAGAGTCCGGTGATGACTCAGCAAAATGGGGCACAGTTGGTGTTAGTGAAAATGTTATTGAAGCCTCATGGCAAGCCCTTATTGACAGTATAGAGTATAAACTGCTTAAAGATTAGCCCGCCTTTGCACACTGCTGCAATCCTGCCCATATCATTGACATTTAACAACAGATAATATAAAATCAATTGTATGGGCGGCGAACTTAGGATATTAGTGTTGATTCATGACCAGAGGGGTCTTGACTTTGCCAAAGGAACCCTTAGTTACATGGGCTACCCTAATACTTCCGGTGTAACAAAGCCGTCAAGCGTTTTCAATATCCTTAAAAACGAATCATACGAGATACTAATGGCTGATTACCCCACTGTTAACACGTATGAGGATAATTTTTTTAAACACCTCAGGGAACGCCACACCATAAGAGTTATTCTTCTTATAGACTCTGAAATGGATGCCGCCGAGCTTAAAAAAATGTACAAAGAGGGAGTCAGCGCAATTTTACAGTATCCGTATCAGATTGATGACGTTAAAAAGGCGATAGACGATGCAATAAGAAGTGTTCCTATGGCTATAACCAAGACTGTCAGAAAAATCAGGGATCTGGACTTTTTTTCCATCCTCACGGATGAGGAGTTGATGTCACTTCTGAGGATTTCCAAATGCAGAAAGTATGCCGAGGGGGATTTGATTTTTGACGAGGGTCAGGTTGGTGACAGGTTTTACGTAATAGTGGACGGGGTCATAAGCATTTCAAAAAGAATCGGGAAGAAACGGGAAGAGACTCTGGCAAGGCTCAAAAGGGGTAGCTGCTTTGGTGAAATGGCCATACTGGATGGACAACCTCGTTCCGCTAGGGCTAAAGCTTTTGACGATGTGGTTTTGCTTGAATTTGACAAACGAATTATGGAAGGCTATGACGATATAATCACACTTAAGTTATTTAAGAAACTGGCTCATGTCTTTAGCAGAAGGCTCAGGGGAGCAACGGCAAAGATCAAGGAAATGGTACTTACCTCTGCGGCTAAGGACGGCTTATCCGGCACTCCCGTCCTCTGATATATTTAATTGTATCGTAAAGGCGGCGCCGTCACCTTTATTTGATGCGCTGAGTTTACCACCCATGTTTTTTTCTATTATTGTCCTTGACATGTACATGCCAATGCCGGTACCCTTTTTTTCATCTTTTGTTGTAAACCAGGCGTTAAAGAGTTTTCCCATTGCCTCAGGAGAAATTCCGCCGCCGTCGTCACATATTTCTACCTCAACTTTGCTGCCTAAACGTCTTACCGATATGTCTATCCTGCCGGATTTGCGGGCGCCGGTCACTGCCCGGTTTTCCTCTATGGCGTCACGCGCGTTATTGATTATATTAAAAATTACCTGCTTAAACTCGTTCTGATAACCCACTACCTCTAATGTGCCGTTGTCATTAAAGTCTGAATTAACCTTAATACTGAGGCTTTTCAGCATAGCGTCAAACAACAAGAGGGTTTCCCTGATTGATTGTACAAGGTTAAATGCTTCTTTTTTCTTTGACGGCCTCAGGAAGTTTCTGAAAGCCTCGATTGCTTTTGACATAAAATCTATCTGAATCATAGAATCCTCTACTGAGTTTTTCATATAGTCGCTGTCAAGCTGGTTTGCGGCAAGAGCGTCCTGAAGGTCAAAAAATATAAGCGAGATGGCATTAAGGGGCTGTCTCCATTGGTGGGCAATCGCCCCTATCATCTCACCCATGGCAGCCATTTTAGATTGTTGAACTAACAGGTGATCCTGTTCTCTGAGTTTTCGTGTCTCCTCAATTACCCGCTCCTCAAGGGTTTTATTTAACTGCAGGATTTCCATCTCATATTCCTTTTCACTTGTGATGTCAACCATATCTACAAGGCCGCAAAACACGCCCTTGTACTCTACCGTATCCGTAAGGAGTCTCACCCATTTGGTCTTTCCTACTTTTGTGATTAACTCCATCTCTTCATACTCATGCGGCATCTTCACGCCCTTAAGCTGCCAAAACACCTGCTCCCTTATTGTCTGCCGCCACCTCTGTCCCATAAAATCCCATAAATGCATATTTAAAAGCTCCGCTACCTTGTAGCCGGTTATAGTCTGCATTGCAGGATTTACATATAAGAATTTCTCTCTATGCAGACCGACTCCAAAGGCGGAACTCTCAGCAAGTTTTTTGAATAAATCGTGGCTTTCTCTAAATGTCTTCTCAGCCGCTACTACCTCTGAACAGCGGTTTAATGTATTAAGGAGTTTGTCAATATTAATAGGTTTTATAACATATTGGCTTACGCCAAGGTCTATTGCCTCAACAAACATATCCTTGTCACTAAAAGCGCTGGTTATAATTATCTGAGCTTTAGGATTATGTTTTTTAATCTCCCTTGCCATATCCAAACCATTCATTTTCGGCATACGGATATCGGTTATTACAATATCAGGGCGGTATGCAACGTACATGTACACCCCCTCCCTGCCGTTTGATGCAAGGTAAACGCTGCGGCAGCACCTCATTAACGACTCTCCGACAGAGAGTCTTACCGCCGCCTCATCCTCCACATACAAAACACTCATCTCGTTTAAAATGCCGCTCTGTTCTTTGTCAAACATTGTCACCGTCTATATTAAATACAGGTATTGTAACAAAACCGATAGCCATTGCGTAACACCTACATGAGTTTAGCAATGAACTCTCCCGATTTAAGGGCAATAAAGCCGGCAATTACGCTTAATAATACATTCAGGGCGGCATACAAGAACTCCCCGCCCTCTATCAACTGCCCCGTTTCGTACTCAAAGGTGGAAAACGTGGTGTATGCCCCAAGGAATCCAACAACAAGAAACAACCTCCACTGTGGATTAACCATGTACTTCTCTGTAAAAAGCGACATTATCAGGGCAACAGCAAAACTTCCGCTTACATTTATGATGAGAGTTCCCCATGGAAAATTTATCCCCAGGCGCCTTCCAATAAAAACACTCATAATGTAGCGGACAATAGCGCCGAGGAATCCGCCTGTTCCTACTATTAAATAATTTTTATACACATTATTTGCTTTATGTTTAGTTTATGGTATTTTAGCATTTTAATAAAGAAAGGTGATGTGTTAATCTTAATAAGAATGAAATTTTCTTTTAAAGACAGGGAAGGATTGTTGGGTGCGGCGTATTTACTTGCTTTGATAACAGTGTTTTATAACATTGCAGAGGGGATCGTCTCAGTGTATTTTGGGCTGGATGATGATACAATGTCGCTCTTTGGATTTGGGCTGGACTCCTTTGCCGAGGTGGTTTCCGGCATCGGCATATGGCATATGATCAGGCGGATGAAAGGCGCTGAAAATATAAGCGGTGTTACTCAGGATGCTTTTGAAGAGACAGCCTTAAAAGTCACCGGCTGGGCATTTTATATTTTAGCAACCGGACTTGCTGTTAGCGCAATCTATAACTTTATATCCGGCAAAAAGCCGGTAACCACAGTGGCTGGGGCAATAGTGGCGGTAGCTTCGATAGTTTCTATGTCGGCTCTTATTTACTATAAAAATAAGGTTGGAAGGGCTCTTGGTTCGGAGCCGATACTGGCAGATGCAGCCTGTACGCGCACATGTCTCTATCTCTCGGTAGTGCTGCTTTTGGCAAGTGCCGGTTATGAGATTACTAAGATAGCAGGGATAGACAGTATCGGCGCTATAGCCATAGCAGTGTTTTCTATTAAAGAGGGTAAAGAGGCATTTGATAAGGCTAAAAATAAAGGAAAATGCGCCTGTTCATCCTGTGGCTGTAAGTGAGCTTAAGCCTCTTTGTTTGTGTTGACAGTTATACGTGCTTTATCTACAATCTTATTTAAGGTGTAAATTTCAATTTCACACGCCTCAGGGCGGAAGCAGGATACTATAATAACGGTTGAAAGCAACAGATTGCCTTTAAACAAGGCATTATTTGTCATTCTTATAATTGTCTATTCCTTTGTATTTATAAAGGTGATAAATTATCATGCAGGGATTGTATTTTATCCGCACCAATTGGACCCTGAAGAGTTAGGAATGGTTCTATCTACCGATTCTCTGCTTAAAGGCAAAAATCCATATGATTTTGTAAACCAGCCAATGTATCTTAATCACTACGGCATCGTGTACAACTATATGGTAATCCCTATACACAAGTTAATAAAAATCATTTATCCTGCCGTCAATGGCGCACTCATTTTGTCACACAGAATGACTTCCGCTCTTTTTATTGTTTTATCTCTTGCTCTTTTTGCTTTGGTTATGTATGCACAGAGGCATAAAATTATATATGTTTATGGAGCAGTTATTGTACAATATGTCTCTTTATTACTCTTTAGCACTCCGCTTTCCAAGCCTGACGCTACCGGAACTTTTCTGTATTTATTAAGTGTTTTTATCCCGTGGCGGTTTAATTTCTCCGCCGCCGCTGTAATTATTAGTATTATTTTGGGAATTTCAGGGTTTTATACAAAAATGTATTTTGTTATCGGCACTGTTATTGTCATATCATATGTAGTCCTGTTTATTTCTAAAAAAACGGGACTGATATATGCTGCTTACTTTGGCGTTTCATTTATTGTCTCTGCACTAATCATCAATTATATGTATGAGTCATATTTTTACGATGTGCTGATATTGCATCTCTATAATAATCCGTTGCGCATAGATATGATGATAAAGCAATCAGCATGGTTTATGCTATGTAATTTCGGCCTTGTTATGTATTTATTGATTTCGTTAAGCAATAATCGATCTTATGCCGATGTGTTTAAGTATTTCAGAGATATGAACTTTCTAAACATGGGGGATCCTGTTTTTGCAAATAAAATCGATTTATTTTCATACGCAGCCCTTATAACTTTTTTGATGCTGGAGCTCAGGTTAGCCTGTAACGCCTCGTGGATGACTTACTATTTTCAGCTTTTTTTACCTTTTTTTCTTCTTACCGTGCTCAATATAAAAATTGATTTT
Coding sequences:
- a CDS encoding cation transporter produces the protein MKFSFKDREGLLGAAYLLALITVFYNIAEGIVSVYFGLDDDTMSLFGFGLDSFAEVVSGIGIWHMIRRMKGAENISGVTQDAFEETALKVTGWAFYILATGLAVSAIYNFISGKKPVTTVAGAIVAVASIVSMSALIYYKNKVGRALGSEPILADAACTRTCLYLSVVLLLASAGYEITKIAGIDSIGAIAIAVFSIKEGKEAFDKAKNKGKCACSSCGCK
- a CDS encoding response regulator translates to MFDKEQSGILNEMSVLYVEDEAAVRLSVGESLMRCCRSVYLASNGREGVYMYVAYRPDIVITDIRMPKMNGLDMAREIKKHNPKAQIIITSAFSDKDMFVEAIDLGVSQYVIKPINIDKLLNTLNRCSEVVAAEKTFRESHDLFKKLAESSAFGVGLHREKFLYVNPAMQTITGYKVAELLNMHLWDFMGQRWRQTIREQVFWQLKGVKMPHEYEEMELITKVGKTKWVRLLTDTVEYKGVFCGLVDMVDITSEKEYEMEILQLNKTLEERVIEETRKLREQDHLLVQQSKMAAMGEMIGAIAHQWRQPLNAISLIFFDLQDALAANQLDSDYMKNSVEDSMIQIDFMSKAIEAFRNFLRPSKKKEAFNLVQSIRETLLLFDAMLKSLSIKVNSDFNDNGTLEVVGYQNEFKQVIFNIINNARDAIEENRAVTGARKSGRIDISVRRLGSKVEVEICDDGGGISPEAMGKLFNAWFTTKDEKKGTGIGMYMSRTIIEKNMGGKLSASNKGDGAAFTIQLNISEDGSAG
- the crcB gene encoding fluoride efflux transporter CrcB, whose amino-acid sequence is MYKNYLIVGTGGFLGAIVRYIMSVFIGRRLGINFPWGTLIINVSGSFAVALIMSLFTEKYMVNPQWRLFLVVGFLGAYTTFSTFEYETGQLIEGGEFLYAALNVLLSVIAGFIALKSGEFIAKLM
- a CDS encoding cyclic nucleotide-binding domain-containing protein, which translates into the protein MGGELRILVLIHDQRGLDFAKGTLSYMGYPNTSGVTKPSSVFNILKNESYEILMADYPTVNTYEDNFFKHLRERHTIRVILLIDSEMDAAELKKMYKEGVSAILQYPYQIDDVKKAIDDAIRSVPMAITKTVRKIRDLDFFSILTDEELMSLLRISKCRKYAEGDLIFDEGQVGDRFYVIVDGVISISKRIGKKREETLARLKRGSCFGEMAILDGQPRSARAKAFDDVVLLEFDKRIMEGYDDIITLKLFKKLAHVFSRRLRGATAKIKEMVLTSAAKDGLSGTPVL